A genomic segment from Arcobacter acticola encodes:
- a CDS encoding helix-turn-helix transcriptional regulator: MTVDRLIKRKEIFFYLEIKDTKLKELIKAGKFIKPIFIEGFNEALFSLNELQEWITALKDKRDQNVYEKNETAK, from the coding sequence ATGACCGTAGACAGATTAATTAAAAGAAAAGAAATTTTCTTTTATCTTGAAATTAAGGATACTAAATTGAAAGAATTGATTAAAGCTGGAAAATTTATAAAACCGATATTTATCGAAGGTTTTAACGAAGCTTTATTTTCACTGAACGAATTGCAAGAGTGGATTACGGCTCTAAAAGATAAGAGAGACCAAAATGTTTATGAAAAAAATGAAACAGCAAAATAA
- a CDS encoding nucleotidyl transferase AbiEii/AbiGii toxin family protein — translation MTSNVISALNKIKNLEVFKDELYFIGGTALSYFINHRISEDIDIVSSKTLNYKRIIPLMSTIGAKKIDDENIMSLRLAGLFPDEYILKFILDDVKIEFFFANRPIQNQILKELTFTNYENSNLKILDLKLIVKLKLVALFQRDKARDLFDFGSILDNNIMSINEILYIAKESKNINSKEDLINFISNKKEAKNDEAVYLDESNRLDLSFEDIKQQVLTKLYTY, via the coding sequence ATGACTTCTAATGTTATCTCTGCACTAAATAAAATAAAAAACTTAGAGGTCTTTAAAGATGAACTTTATTTCATAGGTGGAACTGCACTATCTTATTTTATAAATCATAGAATATCTGAAGATATCGATATTGTCTCATCTAAAACACTTAACTATAAAAGAATCATTCCTCTTATGTCAACTATTGGAGCTAAAAAAATTGATGATGAAAATATAATGTCTCTTAGACTTGCTGGATTATTCCCTGATGAATATATCTTAAAATTTATATTAGATGATGTAAAAATAGAGTTTTTCTTTGCCAATAGACCTATTCAAAATCAGATTCTAAAAGAATTAACTTTTACAAATTATGAAAACTCTAATTTAAAGATATTAGATTTAAAATTAATTGTGAAACTAAAGCTAGTAGCTTTATTTCAAAGGGATAAAGCAAGAGATTTATTTGATTTTGGATCAATCTTAGATAATAATATTATGAGTATAAATGAGATCTTATATATTGCAAAAGAATCTAAAAATATAAATTCAAAAGAAGACTTAATTAATTTTATCTCAAATAAAAAAGAAGCAAAAAATGATGAAGCTGTTTATCTTGATGAATCAAATAGACTTGATTTATCATTTGAAGATATAAAACAACAAGTCCTAACTAAATTATATACTTACTAA
- a CDS encoding IS1634 family transposase, with protein MSLHIRQKKNSSGTISIQIIDRVHRKYKVIETIACVKNDLDLQIYLDVANKRLEELRQQMYPTLFDENKNEELIFIELGNNDLIPIGDELIYGKLFERLGCSSVDLDCKRLQMFKNLVVSRLLYPGSKLYLIDYLEYFKKESVDKNAIYRFLDTLYEENLKLQIEKCVFDHTYAKMNQTIAFTFYDVTTLYFESESEDDLRRIGFSKEGKLARPQIQLGLFTTLQGYPLSFEVYEGNKYEGHTLVDVLKKFQNKFQLKNKPVVVADRGMLNNNNLVYLENNGYKYILAAKIKNISNDLKEQISNLIFLNDGVTHTLKFNKDIPYTDENDNKQSININQRLVLSYSTARAKKDKHNRDKALERLKKKIEFSKSITKKDLKLSYYAKYLNIDDHKCDITFNINNQKVDNDSKLDGIKGFITNDFTLTPSEIIEHYNNQYAVEQAFRISKTDLKIRPIYHRLETRIKAHILISFVSYSIYKEFDSKLKENNIKFKFSQKLLRDIIKHMFALRTNGKLVYLKFDEIQQQVYNAIKNS; from the coding sequence ATGAGTTTACATATTAGACAGAAGAAAAATAGTAGTGGAACAATCAGTATTCAGATTATCGATAGAGTTCATAGGAAATATAAGGTTATAGAAACTATTGCTTGTGTAAAAAATGATTTAGATTTACAAATTTATTTAGATGTTGCAAATAAACGTTTAGAAGAACTGCGTCAACAAATGTATCCTACTTTATTTGATGAAAATAAAAATGAAGAGTTAATATTCATAGAACTTGGAAATAATGATTTAATACCAATAGGTGATGAATTAATCTATGGAAAATTATTTGAACGATTGGGATGTTCTAGTGTAGATTTGGATTGTAAAAGACTTCAGATGTTTAAAAATCTTGTTGTATCAAGATTACTGTATCCTGGTAGTAAATTATATTTGATTGATTATCTTGAATATTTTAAAAAAGAGAGTGTAGATAAAAATGCTATCTATAGATTTTTAGATACACTTTATGAAGAGAATTTAAAACTACAAATTGAAAAATGTGTATTTGATCATACTTATGCAAAAATGAACCAAACTATTGCATTTACATTTTATGATGTTACAACCCTGTACTTTGAATCTGAGAGTGAAGACGATCTTAGACGTATTGGATTTAGTAAAGAGGGTAAATTAGCACGTCCTCAGATACAACTGGGATTGTTTACAACACTACAAGGATATCCATTAAGCTTTGAGGTTTATGAGGGTAATAAATATGAGGGACATACTTTAGTTGATGTACTTAAAAAGTTTCAAAATAAATTTCAATTAAAAAATAAACCTGTAGTTGTAGCTGATAGAGGAATGCTAAACAATAATAATCTAGTATATCTTGAAAATAATGGATATAAATATATCCTTGCAGCCAAAATAAAAAATATATCAAATGATTTAAAAGAGCAAATATCAAACTTGATATTTTTAAATGATGGAGTAACTCATACACTTAAATTTAATAAAGATATACCATATACTGATGAGAATGACAATAAACAATCCATAAATATCAATCAAAGGTTAGTTCTTTCATATTCAACGGCAAGAGCTAAGAAAGATAAACATAATAGAGATAAAGCACTTGAAAGATTAAAGAAAAAAATTGAATTCTCAAAATCTATCACAAAAAAAGATTTAAAACTATCATACTATGCTAAATATCTTAACATCGATGATCATAAATGTGATATCACTTTTAATATCAATAATCAAAAAGTTGATAATGATTCAAAATTAGATGGTATAAAAGGTTTTATTACAAATGATTTTACACTAACACCAAGTGAAATTATAGAACACTATAATAATCAATATGCAGTAGAACAAGCATTTAGAATATCAAAAACTGATCTTAAAATCAGACCCATATACCATAGGCTAGAAACCAGAATAAAGGCTCATATTCTTATTTCATTTGTATCATACTCAATTTATAAAGAGTTTGATTCAAAACTTAAAGAAAATAATATTAAATTTAAATTCTCACAAAAACTTTTAAGAGATATAATTAAACATATGTTTGCACTTAGAACAAATGGAAAATTAGTCTACTTGAAATTTGATGAAATTCAACAACAAGTTTATAATGCAATTAAAAATAGTTAA
- a CDS encoding plasmid mobilization protein: MKESIFRKNEKKSFAFVEDKTLENDVKEIDDFVSSGRGQTKKVLNPRGRPKLNNDELKQEQIVIYLTKEQKDEITKKAKQSSLSVSKYVLVKIFGIS, translated from the coding sequence TTGAAAGAATCAATATTTAGAAAAAATGAAAAAAAATCTTTTGCTTTTGTAGAAGATAAAACCTTAGAAAATGATGTTAAAGAAATAGATGATTTTGTAAGCTCAGGAAGAGGACAAACTAAAAAAGTATTAAATCCTAGAGGAAGACCTAAATTAAATAATGATGAATTAAAACAAGAACAAATAGTGATTTATCTTACAAAAGAGCAAAAAGATGAAATTACTAAAAAAGCAAAACAATCATCTTTAAGTGTTTCAAAATATGTCTTAGTTAAGATTTTTGGAATAAGTTAA
- a CDS encoding AAA family ATPase, translating to MVISVCNEKGGSGKTTIALNLAVKLGLLKEDTLLIDADPQRSIEVFTNIRANENIELIFNTVSKFGSSLGKEVKSLQNKYSSIIIDTGGRDSEEMRQALAISDLVIIPTLPSDLDIAVLNKMINLFNQAKVFNPNAKALITISKASPNPFLTKKIKDLKEYIIDKKLEDIKLCESVIYEREVYKNSFSNGKGILEFVDEKSKAYQDFNNFFDELVEFTNS from the coding sequence ATGGTGATTTCAGTTTGTAATGAAAAAGGTGGTAGTGGAAAAACTACAATTGCCTTAAATCTTGCAGTAAAACTTGGACTATTAAAAGAAGATACTTTATTAATTGATGCCGATCCTCAAAGAAGTATTGAAGTCTTTACAAATATTAGAGCAAATGAAAATATTGAACTTATTTTTAATACTGTTTCAAAATTTGGAAGTAGTCTAGGAAAAGAAGTTAAAAGCTTACAAAATAAATATTCTTCTATTATAATAGATACAGGTGGAAGAGATAGTGAAGAAATGAGACAAGCATTAGCTATTAGTGACTTAGTAATTATTCCTACACTTCCAAGTGATTTAGATATTGCTGTTTTAAATAAAATGATAAATTTGTTTAATCAAGCAAAAGTATTTAATCCAAATGCAAAGGCACTTATCACTATTTCAAAAGCAAGTCCAAATCCTTTTTTAACTAAAAAAATAAAAGATTTAAAAGAGTATATTATAGATAAAAAACTTGAAGATATAAAACTATGTGAAAGTGTAATATATGAAAGAGAAGTATATAAAAACTCTTTTTCAAATGGTAAAGGTATTTTAGAATTTGTAGATGAAAAGTCAAAAGCTTATCAAGATTTTAATAACTTCTTTGATGAACTTGTAGAATTTACTAATAGTTAA
- a CDS encoding helix-turn-helix domain-containing protein, which produces MKIVDFENGCLEEFYKRVSKNVIRIRKQKKISQLKLANAIGHQNATFIGKAELLSENKHFNLEHLYKISIVLDVNIEEFFQNEF; this is translated from the coding sequence ATGAAAATTGTTGATTTTGAAAATGGATGTTTAGAAGAGTTTTATAAAAGAGTTAGTAAAAATGTTATTAGAATTAGAAAACAAAAAAAAATATCTCAATTAAAATTAGCGAATGCAATTGGTCATCAAAATGCAACTTTTATAGGAAAAGCTGAACTTTTATCAGAAAATAAACACTTTAATCTTGAACACTTATATAAAATTTCAATAGTTTTAGATGTTAATATAGAAGAATTTTTTCAAAATGAGTTTTAA
- a CDS encoding recombinase family protein: MLVGYIRVSTDDQNLNLQKDALLKFGIDERNIFSDKTSGSKDKRVGLDKAIEFLKDGDTLVVWKLDRLGRSLAHLISIITSLKNRNISFISITEGMDTTTASGELFFHIFGALAQFERSLIQERVKAGLESAKQRGISGGRPRAIDDEKINAIKKALDDGMSKAAICRTFGVKRSTLIDSLNRS, translated from the coding sequence ATGCTAGTAGGATATATAAGAGTTTCAACTGATGATCAAAATCTAAATTTACAAAAAGATGCACTTTTAAAATTTGGCATTGATGAAAGAAATATATTTTCAGATAAAACATCTGGTTCAAAAGATAAAAGAGTAGGACTTGATAAAGCAATTGAATTTTTAAAAGATGGTGATACTTTAGTTGTTTGGAAATTAGATAGATTAGGTAGAAGCTTAGCTCATCTAATAAGTATTATTACTTCTTTAAAAAATAGAAATATATCTTTTATATCTATTACTGAAGGTATGGATACAACAACTGCATCAGGAGAGCTATTCTTTCATATATTTGGAGCATTGGCTCAATTTGAAAGATCTTTAATTCAAGAAAGAGTAAAAGCTGGACTTGAATCTGCTAAACAAAGAGGAATAAGTGGTGGACGACCACGAGCTATTGATGATGAAAAAATAAATGCAATAAAAAAAGCACTGGATGATGGAATGAGTAAAGCTGCAATTTGCAGAACCTTTGGTGTAAAAAGAAGTACATTGATTGATAGCTTGAATAGAAGTTAG
- a CDS encoding YbfB/YjiJ family MFS transporter, with protein sequence MKICLLLDKNSNNTILLAGIISIIIGVGIARFSFTSLLPLMLNDILTVKFAGFLASVNYIGYLSGAIFAIFIKDIYTKIKFFRIGLLLSIISTIILGLTRNEFLWILSRLTAGFGTAMILVVCSSIVMVKLNAEDKTKIMGIYFSGIGIAITTTHLFLRYINMNENLWQVSWLILTIVAIICSVYPLYILSVENKIDIQAIKHKIDKKIFTPFIIVLTIAYFCEGIGFVVQATFLPDIIDKVKGLEGYGNLAWLFVGIAGIPSSIIWMKLAFKYGSVNMIITALFIQIIGILIPTLTNNIFLNVFSGFLYGMTFIGLTALFMNLSGKLSDKNPVVLMGILLHR encoded by the coding sequence ATGAAAATATGTTTATTGTTAGATAAAAATTCAAATAATACTATCTTATTAGCAGGTATCATTTCTATAATTATTGGAGTTGGTATCGCGAGATTTTCTTTTACTTCTTTGTTACCATTAATGTTGAATGATATATTAACTGTAAAATTCGCAGGTTTTCTAGCATCAGTAAATTATATAGGTTATTTAAGCGGAGCTATTTTTGCTATTTTTATTAAAGATATTTACACAAAAATAAAATTTTTTAGAATAGGTTTACTATTATCAATTATCTCTACAATAATTTTAGGATTAACAAGAAATGAATTTTTATGGATTTTATCAAGATTAACTGCTGGATTTGGCACGGCGATGATTTTAGTTGTTTGTTCATCTATTGTAATGGTGAAATTAAATGCAGAAGATAAAACTAAAATTATGGGTATCTATTTTTCGGGTATAGGAATTGCTATTACTACGACACATTTATTTTTAAGATATATTAATATGAATGAAAATTTGTGGCAAGTTTCTTGGTTAATTCTTACAATTGTTGCAATAATTTGCAGTGTATATCCATTATATATTTTATCTGTTGAAAATAAAATAGATATACAAGCAATAAAACATAAAATAGACAAGAAGATATTTACTCCTTTTATAATTGTATTAACAATAGCTTATTTTTGTGAAGGGATAGGATTTGTAGTTCAAGCTACATTTTTACCAGATATTATCGATAAAGTAAAAGGGCTTGAAGGATATGGAAATTTAGCATGGTTATTTGTAGGAATTGCAGGAATTCCATCAAGTATTATTTGGATGAAATTAGCTTTTAAATATGGTAGTGTAAATATGATAATTACAGCATTATTTATTCAAATTATTGGTATTTTAATTCCAACTTTAACAAATAATATATTTTTAAACGTTTTTTCTGGATTTTTATATGGAATGACATTTATAGGATTAACTGCTTTATTTATGAATTTAAGTGGTAAATTATCAGATAAAAATCCAGTTGTTTTAATGGGAATATTACTCCACCGATAA
- a CDS encoding IS630 family transposase, translating into MEKINKLEKNDARKVDSNTLQYLRDRAIKLRDSGISNLETAAILGLSKITTSRWYSKYKKDGQKALKVQKTGRPKKSGKRLSDEQEEKIIRMLIDTTPEQLKFKFALWTREAVKQLILRVVDIDMPISTVGDYLAKWQFTSKKPIKRAYERKDSATKAWLEETYPQIKKEAKINNADIWWADETACVSMPSNLKGYAPIGSKIKPILTHTARKFKVNMISAITNTGKSMFALYDDSIATDNFIDFLEKVIKSNDKKVFMIVDNLRVHHAKLVKAWEEKHKDKIKLFYLPPYSPEFNPDEYLNQDYKSNVHKNGLPKNQKELKENTQNYMESLQKNPQKIANFFQHQSVKYAS; encoded by the coding sequence ATGGAAAAAATAAATAAATTAGAAAAAAATGATGCTAGAAAAGTAGATTCAAATACATTACAGTATCTCAGAGATAGAGCAATTAAATTAAGGGATAGTGGTATAAGTAATCTTGAAACAGCTGCAATATTAGGTTTGTCAAAAATCACAACATCAAGATGGTATAGCAAATATAAAAAAGATGGTCAAAAAGCACTTAAAGTTCAAAAAACTGGTCGTCCTAAAAAGTCTGGTAAGAGACTTAGCGATGAACAAGAGGAAAAAATCATCCGAATGCTTATAGATACAACCCCAGAACAATTAAAGTTTAAGTTTGCTTTGTGGACAAGAGAAGCTGTAAAACAGTTAATTCTAAGAGTAGTAGATATTGATATGCCAATATCAACAGTTGGAGATTATCTTGCAAAATGGCAATTTACTTCGAAAAAACCAATAAAAAGAGCTTATGAAAGAAAAGATAGTGCAACTAAAGCTTGGTTGGAAGAAACATATCCACAAATCAAAAAAGAAGCAAAAATAAATAATGCAGATATTTGGTGGGCCGATGAGACTGCTTGTGTATCAATGCCATCAAATTTAAAAGGATATGCTCCAATAGGAAGTAAAATAAAACCTATTCTTACCCATACAGCTAGAAAATTTAAAGTGAATATGATATCAGCCATTACTAATACAGGTAAATCAATGTTTGCATTGTATGATGATTCAATAGCTACAGATAATTTTATAGATTTTTTAGAAAAAGTAATAAAATCAAATGATAAAAAAGTATTTATGATAGTAGATAACCTAAGAGTACATCATGCTAAATTAGTAAAAGCTTGGGAAGAAAAGCATAAAGATAAAATCAAATTATTTTATCTTCCACCATATTCTCCAGAATTTAATCCTGATGAATATTTGAATCAAGATTATAAGAGTAATGTACATAAAAATGGATTGCCAAAAAATCAAAAAGAACTAAAAGAAAACACACAAAATTATATGGAGAGTTTACAAAAGAATCCACAAAAAATAGCTAACTTTTTTCAACATCAAAGTGTGAAATATGCTAGCTAA
- a CDS encoding nucleotidyl transferase AbiEii/AbiGii toxin family protein: MNKIANLPKQQRSELFSETATLMNTTNSIVEKDFWVVWTLDKVFSDDRLNKILMFKGGTSLSKVFNLIGRFSEDIDLILDWRLVSNENPLNVQESKNKQVRFNEQINDNAKEYIKNILLHIISENLSPLCTCSMAEDGFSINVKYPNAFDDNYLRPEILLEIGPLASWLPSDSFEISSFAAQEFPQVFEKTKCTVNTIVAKRTFWEKATILHHEANRPLDSAMPTRYSRHYYDLAMMAKNEVKDEALVDLELLKNVVEFKQKFYPRIWAKYEEAVPGTLKLLPPEFRLDSLEKDYKAMQNMIFDKYISFEEIIDSLRKLEKEINEV, translated from the coding sequence ATGAATAAAATAGCAAATTTACCTAAACAACAAAGAAGTGAACTTTTTTCTGAAACAGCAACACTTATGAATACAACAAACTCAATTGTTGAAAAAGACTTTTGGGTTGTTTGGACTTTAGATAAAGTATTTAGTGATGATAGATTAAATAAAATACTTATGTTTAAAGGTGGAACAAGTCTTTCAAAAGTATTTAATCTTATTGGAAGATTTTCTGAAGATATTGATTTAATTTTAGATTGGAGATTAGTTTCAAATGAAAACCCACTCAATGTTCAAGAATCAAAAAATAAACAAGTAAGATTTAATGAACAAATCAATGATAACGCAAAAGAATATATTAAAAATATACTACTACATATAATTTCAGAAAACTTATCCCCCTTATGTACTTGTAGTATGGCTGAAGATGGATTCTCAATAAATGTTAAATATCCAAATGCTTTTGATGATAATTATCTAAGACCTGAAATACTACTTGAAATAGGGCCATTAGCTTCTTGGCTACCTTCAGATAGTTTTGAAATATCTTCTTTTGCAGCTCAAGAATTCCCTCAAGTTTTTGAAAAAACTAAATGTACTGTAAATACAATAGTTGCAAAAAGAACATTTTGGGAAAAAGCAACAATCTTGCACCACGAAGCAAATAGACCTCTTGATTCTGCTATGCCAACTAGATATTCAAGACACTATTATGATCTAGCTATGATGGCTAAAAATGAAGTAAAAGATGAAGCATTAGTAGATTTAGAATTACTAAAAAATGTAGTTGAATTCAAACAAAAATTTTATCCTAGAATTTGGGCAAAATATGAAGAAGCAGTTCCTGGAACATTAAAACTTTTACCTCCTGAATTTAGACTTGATTCTTTGGAAAAAGATTATAAAGCTATGCAAAATATGATTTTTGATAAATATATTTCTTTTGAGGAGATAATTGATAGTTTGAGGAAATTAGAAAAAGAAATTAATGAAGTTTAG
- a CDS encoding DUF6088 family protein → MKLYDTVFYFISGHGKGWAFSSTDLIKKFDRQQIDNVLSDLVKAKKIRRVSRGIYDYPKYSDFLKKELNPDIEQVSRAYARKFNWRIEVSGDSALNILNLSTQIQAKYIYLSDGPNKSYKLFNDVVIEFKKSVLKDIGFKYKESSLIVQALKSLGKEHITNEIINKIKDQIDSKMYEKILNDTQTTTVWVYEIIKQICKDSNNE, encoded by the coding sequence TTGAAGCTCTATGATACAGTATTTTATTTTATATCTGGCCATGGTAAGGGTTGGGCTTTTTCTTCTACTGATTTAATAAAAAAATTTGATCGTCAACAAATTGATAATGTACTATCTGATTTAGTAAAAGCTAAAAAAATAAGAAGAGTATCAAGAGGAATTTATGATTATCCTAAATATAGTGATTTCCTAAAAAAAGAATTAAATCCAGATATAGAACAAGTATCCAGGGCATATGCTAGAAAGTTTAACTGGAGAATAGAAGTATCTGGAGATAGTGCTTTAAATATTTTAAATCTATCTACTCAAATTCAAGCTAAGTATATTTATCTTAGTGATGGTCCCAACAAGAGTTATAAATTATTCAATGATGTAGTAATAGAGTTTAAAAAATCTGTTTTAAAAGATATAGGATTTAAATATAAAGAGAGTTCTCTAATAGTTCAAGCTTTAAAATCTTTGGGTAAAGAACATATTACAAATGAAATAATAAATAAAATAAAAGATCAAATTGATTCTAAAATGTATGAAAAGATTTTAAATGATACTCAAACTACAACAGTATGGGTATATGAAATAATAAAACAAATATGTAAAGATAGTAACAATGAATAA
- a CDS encoding restriction endonuclease subunit S has translation MSELYQLPEGWEWKKLGDSSVCKLVMGQSPSSDTYNSDGKGMPFFQGKTEFGEMYPTVSKYCTAPKKIAEIGDILLSVRAPVGPTNISNIQCCIGRGLGAIRPSESNTLTNYLLYFFRNFELEISNKGKGSTFSAITKKELEDTNIPLPPLSEQQRIVSKLDLLFEKIDKSIALHQKNMDEANAFMGSVLNDVFGELEEKYEKFSINTVATIKGGKRVPKGYKLSEKPTPYPYLRVTDFKDYGTICTGKMLYLTKEVYELIKRYTITDKDLYITNVGNTIGKSGIIPSELNGANLTENAVKLVYKDKNNTSNKFMYYFTKSSIFLTQLESATMQMAVPKLAIMRLGEITLPFPNISIQQKVVKYLDEISEKIEKIKQAQKAKMDSLKALKASILDQAFKGEL, from the coding sequence ATGAGTGAGTTATATCAATTACCTGAGGGGTGGGAGTGGAAGAAGTTAGGAGACAGTTCTGTATGTAAATTAGTAATGGGACAATCACCATCTTCTGATACTTACAATTCTGATGGAAAGGGTATGCCTTTTTTTCAAGGTAAAACTGAGTTTGGTGAGATGTATCCAACTGTATCAAAATATTGTACTGCTCCTAAAAAAATAGCAGAAATTGGAGATATATTACTATCAGTTAGAGCCCCAGTTGGACCAACTAATATCTCAAATATTCAATGTTGTATCGGTAGAGGATTAGGAGCTATTAGACCAAGCGAATCGAATACTTTAACAAATTATCTATTATACTTTTTTAGAAATTTTGAATTGGAAATATCAAATAAAGGTAAAGGTAGTACCTTTTCTGCAATTACAAAAAAAGAATTAGAAGATACAAATATTCCTCTCCCACCACTTTCAGAACAACAAAGAATAGTTTCTAAATTGGATTTACTCTTTGAAAAAATAGATAAATCAATAGCCCTACATCAAAAAAATATGGATGAAGCTAACGCATTTATGGGAAGTGTTTTGAATGATGTTTTTGGAGAGTTGGAAGAGAAGTATGAAAAATTTTCTATTAATACTGTAGCAACAATAAAAGGTGGGAAAAGAGTACCTAAAGGATATAAACTATCAGAAAAGCCTACACCATATCCTTATTTAAGAGTAACTGATTTTAAAGATTATGGAACCATATGCACTGGTAAAATGTTGTATTTAACTAAAGAAGTATACGAGCTAATTAAAAGATATACAATTACAGATAAAGATTTATATATTACTAATGTTGGAAATACAATAGGAAAAAGTGGAATTATTCCTTCAGAGTTAAATGGAGCTAATTTGACTGAAAATGCAGTTAAGTTGGTATATAAAGATAAAAATAATACATCTAATAAATTTATGTATTATTTCACAAAATCATCAATTTTTTTAACCCAATTAGAATCTGCCACAATGCAAATGGCTGTACCAAAGTTAGCTATTATGAGACTAGGAGAGATTACATTACCATTTCCTAATATATCAATCCAACAAAAAGTAGTCAAATATTTAGATGAAATTTCAGAAAAAATAGAAAAAATCAAACAAGCACAAAAAGCTAAAATGGATAGCCTCAAAGCATTAAAAGCTTCTATTTTAGACCAAGCTTTTAAAGGGGAATTATAG